CCCGGCGACCGCGTCGATGCGGGCGCCGGTCTGCTGATCCTCGAAGCGATGAAGATGGAGAACCGGCTGACCGCCGACGCGCCGGCGACCGTCACGGAGGTGCGCGTCACCGCCGGTCAGACAGTCGACGGAGGGCAGGTGCTCGTGGTGCTCGACTACGACGGCAGCTCGCGAGCTTGAGCAGCCCGCCACCGCAGGCCAAGAAGATACTCACCGTCGAGGACGCAGGGGGGACGCAGAGGCCGGTGAACGTACCGGGCCTCGAGAGGAATCGATCCTCTGCGGCCCTCCGCGTTCTCTGCGGTGAGCCCCGCCTTTCCCCCCGAGTTCGACACCGCGTAGACGCTCGTCCGGGACCCCGGAACTTCCGGGCGTGACCGGATCAGAAGATCTCCTCGATGCCGAGCGCGAACTTCGACATGGTTTCGCAGCCGCCTTCGTGCAGCAGGATCGCGTTCTCGTAACGGAAGCCGATCTGGTCCTGCGGGCAGACGTACTGCATCGCCGCAATCAGCATCTCCTTCTCCCGGTACACGTGCGAGCGGTCGGTCCAGTACGGCATCGCTTGATTCTGCTCGGCGCCGATCTTCCATTCGTCGCCCCACAGCCCGATCCCGTGCTCCACCGCGGGCATCACGAAGTCCGCGCACCCGCGTTCGGCAGCCAGCCCCGTGACCTCGGCGAGCATGCTTTCCGGCGTCATGCCCGGGCGATATGTCTTCAGCAGGTGCGCGATCAACGCCACGAAGTTGTCGGCATGCCAGCGCTGCCGGCTGGTGGCGGGTGCGAGCAAGTAATTGTGCGAATGATCGCCCAGGCCGAGCTTGAACATCGAGTGGAGGTCGAACATGCACGGTTCACCGCCCGCGAGCGGCTTATCCGTCGGCGGCGTGCACGCGCCAAGGGCCGTGCGCCAGCCGGTGGCGATCTCGTTGAGCCCGGCGAAGTTCCACTCCGACACACTGCCGGCGCGCCGCATGGCCAGCGCGGCAATGCCCGCCACCGCGGTCTCCGTCAGGCCGCGCCAGCCGCCATCCGCAATCGCCGCGCGAACGGCCTCGTGGCCGACGTCGCAGATCCGTCCGGCCTCGCGAAACCGATTGATCGTGCCCGCGTCCTTCACCAGAGAGAGCTGATCGACGATAGCGTGCCCGTCGACCAACTCGACGCTCGGCAGCTCGGCCTGCAGGGCCTGATACTCGTAGCGCGTCAGGTAACCCTCGGGCGTGTACACGGAGATGCCGTCTTCGTAAGCAACGCGCCCGCGCGCGCCGTCTATCCGTTGCTTGATCGCGTTGGCGATATTCGGGATCGGCTCCATGCCCGGCAGACCCGCGTAGCCGAGTACACGATCGGCGTCGATCCAGGTCTCGCTGCGGATACGATCGCCATCGAGGAGAAACGTGAACAGCGTCGGCATGCCCTCGGCCGGAACGAGCACGTAGCTGCGCCAGGGGACGAAGACGTCGAGCAGCCAGCTCAGCGTTCGCGGGCGCGTACCGAGATAAACGTCGATGCCGCCCGCCTGCATGGCGGCCTGCACGGCTCTAACGCGCTGCGGACAGTCGACGAAGAAGGGATCGGTACGATCGATAACGGCGAGCTTTCCTGCCATGGCGAGGGCTCCTTTCGATGCACGACCAGGACGCCGCGCCACCATGCTTGTTGGCAGAATGCCACACCGGTGTCGAGTCCGGCCCATCGCGGCCGCCCACTCGACTTCGTCGCTGCTTCACTCATCCCCGGGGGGCGGGCGTGTCGCCGGGATCGTGTCAGTCATCTTCCGGCGCGCTACCGACGGCAAGGCCCACCTTGTAAATCTCGCGACTGGTCATCTTACGCTCTCGCGCCAGCCTGCGGGCAACCTCCTTCAGGCTGAGTCCCTCACCGCGCAGCCGCACGATGGCGGCCGGCAGGCTCTCCTCCGGCGTCTCCGCCGCGCGCGGCTCCGCACCCGCGATAACCAGCACCACCTCGCCGCGCATCGTCTCGACAGGCCTGAGCCGCACCTGTTCGAGGACGACGCCGAGCGGACCGCGCACAACCTCTTCGAAGCGCTTGGTCAACTCGCGGCAGACGGCAACCGCGCGCTCGCCGAGAACCGCCCGGGCGTCAGCCAGACTGTCCGCGAGGCGGCGCGCCGTCTCGTAGACGACGACGGTGCGCGTCTCGCCGCCCAGGCGTTCGTAGAACCGCCGCCGGGCACCCGCGCGCGCCGGCACGAAGCCGTCGAAAGCGAACCGATCCGTGGGCAACCCGGCGACGCTCAACGCCGTCACCACCGCCGACGGACCCGGCACCGGCACAACGCTAATGCCCGCGGCCACCGCGGCGCGGACCAGACGAAAACCCGGATCGGCAATTCCCGGCGTCCCCGCATCCGAAATCAAGGCGATGCGCTTCCCACGTTGCAGTTCGGCCACCAGGCGCGGCGCCTTCTCGCGCTCGCTGTGGTCGTGGTAGCTGGTAAGCGGGGTCGCCACCCCGTAATGCACAAGCAATGCCCGACTGTGGCGAGTATCCTCCGCCGCGATCAGGTCCACCGTCTTCAGGACCTCGAGCGCCCGCAGAGAGATGTCGCCCAGGTTGCCGAGCGGCGTGGCAACGATAAAGAGGGTGCCGGACATGGAGGGCTTGGGGGTTCGGGGATTCGGGTCGTCAGGTTGTTGGCCCCCAGAGCGAACATCCGCGGATGTCGCAGATTTCGCGGAAGCCGATGGGCCAATGGTTGGGGCGACCACCACCCCTCCCGACCCAACCGCACTCGGATGAGCCTGGAGATCGTGCGGCTGAGGGAGCCATCTGGCCGCTCCCATCGGCGTCATCTGCGCCATCTGCGGATTCTTCTTTTCGGATTGGAACTAACACCCTGTATCACCGTCCCCAGTCACGGGCGTAGCGGAAATCCCGGTCTATGGTCCGCGCCGACACCTTGGCGATCACCGGCAGGCGGCGTTTGAACTGCGACCCGCGCACCATGCCGCTGACGCGCTCGACAAACGGCGCCGCGAACCTGGCCGCCAGCAACTCCGCCCGCGAGTAGCGCAGATCGACCATCAGATAAAGCAAGGCATCGACCTCGCGGTAGCCGAAGCCAAGCTCGGCCTCGTCGGTCTGCCCGCTCCACAGATCCGCCGAAGGCTCCTTGTCGACGATCTCCGGCGGCACGCCAATGGCCCGCGCCAGGGCCCAGACCTGCGTCTTGTACAGATCGCCAATCGGGTTCAGAGCCGAGGCCATGTCGCCGTACAGGGTCCCGTACCCGAGCAGCAACTCCGTCTTGTTGCTCGTGCCCAGCACCAACGCCCGCCAGCGCGCCGAGTGGTCGTAAAGAATTGTCATGCGTTCCCGCGCCATCTTGTTCCCGCGGCGCATGTTGTCGGCGTCGGGAAAGCGGGCGAAGTAAGCATCTATCTGTGGCGTTATATCGACCTGCAAACTCTCGATACCCGCCACGGCAATCACCGCATCGGCATGTTCCAGGCTCTCCGGACTCGAGGTGCGGTAAGGCATCTTGATCGCCAGGACGTTGGTCGGCCCGAGCGCCGCGGCGGCGAGCATGGCACTGACCGCCGAGTCGACCCCACCGGACAGCCCGACGACCACCCGTTCGACGCCCACCTTGCGGACTTCGTTGGCGACGAAGCCCGTCAGCACCCGCCGCAGCAAAGCCGGGTTGGTAGGAATGGGCACCCGCCCGCCGCTCGTATCCCGGGATGCAACCATAGGCACTCCGCGCAGTAACCGCTCGTCACTCGTCGTTCGCCGTCGGTCGCGTGCAAGCGAACGCCCTATCACTTCCCCGCGTCGTCACCGCCGGCTCCTTGCCGGTCGCGGATGCGCACCAGCTCGTGAATCGTCAGGTCGAGGTCCTCGTCACGCAGGAGCGGGGCCGCCAGGCGTTGCCGCCGAGCCGCCTTAAGGTTCACCGGCGCGACGATCATGTCTTCCTCGTAGTACTTCGCCTTGGCCAACCGCGCCCCGGTCGGGTCGACGATCTCCGACCCTCCCCAGAAGCCGACACCGTCCTCGAAGCCCGCCCGGTTCGCATACACGACGAACAAGGCATAAGTCTGCGCATACATCCGAATCAGCAGTTCCCAGTAGCGCGCGTTGTCATCCTGCTCGCGGTCGTCGCTGACACCGCGCAGCGGCGAACTCGAAGGGCAGATGACCAGCAACGCATGATCGAGCGCGACCAGATAAACCGCCGACGGGTGCCAGAAGTCCTCGCAAATCAACATCGCGCTCTGGCCACGCTGGGTCGCGAAGCTCCGAATACGGTCCCCGCGCGCGAAATAGCGCCCCTCGTCGAACAGACCGTAGGTCGGCAGATACGCTTTGCGGTGCACGTAGCGGATCTCGCCGTCTTCGAGGTAAGCGGCACTATTGAAGAACCGGTAGTCGGCGGTCTCCTCGACAAACCCCGCCACGATGGCTCCCCCGCGACTTAGCGTCCGCAACCGAGCGATCTCCGGGGCATCGATGCGCAGAGCCACCGTCGACACCATGTCCTTCAGGAAATAACCGCTCAGCGACAGCTCGGGGAACACGACCAGATCGGCACCGCGGGCGCGCGCCGCCCGGACGCGCTCCTCGTAGAGATCGAGGTTGAATTCGACGTCACCCAGCCGCGGATTCACCTGCGCCACCGCCACCACGAACTCGATGGGCCCCATAGCGCAAGTATCCCGAAGCCACCGGACGAAGACAAGCAACCGACCGGCACGCCGGCAGCCCGCGCGCCATCAGTCCGGATCGAAACGGTTCAGGCCGCCCCCTGACGTCACCGTGCCTGCACGTCCGACTCCTTCTCTCTCGGTCAGGCTCTCGAGCACGGCGCGATCGCTCGGCGTGTTGGCCACGAAGCGGCTGCCATCGGACAGTCGCCCGACAACGATACCTTTCTCCGGTGCACCGTCGCGCGCATAGACCACCGTGTACGTCTCGATCGTCCCCCGGCCTTGCGGCTCGGGCTGCAGTGGCGGGTGCGCCATGGCGTCGATTTCGGCCTGGTAACGAGCCGGATCCTCGCGCCGCCAGGTCGCGGCGTGCGGCGGCGGCGTGGCCGCATACACGCCCACGGCGTGCTTGGTCAGGTACCAGCCCAGGGCGGTGACCAGCCCCAGGGTATCCGGCGAGTTGCGTACCCGCTCCATCATCGTGGCGATCGCGTGAGTCGAGTAGTTGTTGCCGGGTCCGCCGTGGTACGCGAGTCCGCCGGTGACGGTCAAGGCGCGCGCGTCGTCGTCGCGGACACCGAGCATGTCGCGCCCGATCTGCACCGCGCACGGGAAGCAACTGTACAGGTCGAAATGGTCGATGTCGTCGATGCCCACGCCGGCCATTGCCAGTGCGGCACGACCGGCTGCACGGATGGCGGGAGAGCTACAGAAATCCACCCGATCCGTCGGGTACCAGAGATCGGTGGCGTCGCCGCAACCCCACAGATAGACCCATTTCGACTCGGGCACGCCGAGGGCGCGGGCCGTGCCGACCGAGGTCAACAAGAGTGCCGCACCCTGGTCGACCTCGATGATGGCGTTCATCCGCTTCGTGTACGGAAACGCAATCATTCGGTTCTCGTCGGTAACCTTCGTGATCTCTTCGGGATTACGCGCGTGCGGGAACCACGCTCCGGGGTTGCGGGCCGCCACCTCCGAGAAGCGGCTGTAAAGGGCGCCGATCCGTTCCCGATGCGCCGCCAGGCTGAGCCCGGTACGGGCCCGCAAAGCGTTTTCGAACAACGGATAGATCTGCACCGGCAGTTGCAACCCGTGGGTCATCTCGTGGTCGCTCGATCCGAGCCGAGCACTGCCAATCGTCTCCGGCGTGCCGTCGACGCCCCGGGACCAATCGAGAGTAACGCCGGCACGGCGAGCCCGCACCGCGGTGCTAATCGCTTCCGCTCCGGCAATCAGCGCGCAGCCCACGCTGCCCGCGGCGATTGCCGCCGCCAGCTCGTTGACGAGCAACTGCGGGGTGTTGCCGCCGACGTGGGTATAGATCTGTCTGGTGGGGCGGGCTTCGAGGAGCGCTGCCAGAGCGCCGGGAGCGTTGTTGTAGTGCCAACCGATGGTGTTGACCACGGCGACGGTATCGAGTTGCGCCAGCACGCCCGGGCCGGCCCCCGTATCCGCGGCTGCCAATCGCGCGCTCTCGGCCATGAGACCCAGCGGCTCGAACGCCACCGCCGGATCGACATCGCGTTGCGTGATTTGTCCCGCCCCGATCAGGACGGGCAAGCGATCGTCGCGCTTCACGTTATGGTTTCACAGGGCGCTGGGGCACAACCTTCGGCGCCGAGGGCTTGAGCGACGGCGCCTCCTGCTTCGTGAAACCGGCGGGCACCGTCAGCACGTCGGCAGGCGGGGTGGCCTTGATGACTTCCGTCACCTCGTTGATCGTCGTCACCGAGGCGGGTCCGTTCTTCATCGTAATCCTGGTGCGCAGGGGCATGCCCTTGACCTTGCCCAGAGCCGTTGTCAGCGCACCGCTCGGGCCGCCGGAGCCACCGACCGCATCGGCCATCGCCTCCGCAGCCCGTCGGGCCAACGGATCGTCAATCTCCTCGGTCACCCACATCGCCCCCGTGACCCGAGGACTCTGCACGGCATACTCCCTGGCGGTATAGCCGGCAATTTTCTCCTGTTTGCCGGTCGGCGCGACCGACACTTCTCCCCCGCCCATCATCTCCTCAACCATCTTGCGGGTCTGCTCCGACATTGCCGCCAACCGCTTCCGGCCAGATTCGACCTGCTCTCGCACCTCGTCGAACGACCGGGTGTAGTACGTCCGCGAAGCCTTGCTGCACAGGGTGACCGTGCGGGCGTCGAGATCGACAATGAACCGGCTGTCGGCGCTGTCCGTAACCCGCTTGTTGCCGGCCGAGTATTCCGTGGCCTCCTTGCTGCTGGCCTGCCCGTCGCCGCGATCGAAACTTTGCCGTTGCTTGATGATCAGGTCCATAGCCTGCGCGCCAGCCGGCACGGTAGCCGCCAGCACCCACGGCAGCAGATACAAGAGCCTTCGGTTCGTCATCCTAACCACCTCACTTAAGCGAGAACTCAGTACTCCGGCTCATTGATTCGGCAGCGTATTCCGTTCGCCCCGAGTAGCACCATCTTTCCGGCGGCGTATCGAGGGGCGGGGCCGCAAAGCCGCCCGCCAGGCTGCCCCTCGATACGCCCCTGAGAAAACGGGGCTACTCGGGGCGAACGGAAAGCGTCGCACGGAATACGTCGCCGTAATTGTGCCCATCACTACTTAACCGAATCGGGCCTCGACAGTCGAGCGCGCGGGCTCCGGGAGAGTTTTCGCCGCGGGCGCCCTGGCCCTACTCCGCCGCCAGTGGGTCGCAGGTCTCTTCGAGACCGTAAGGCCGCTCGTAGGACAGCCCGCCATCGCAGCGACCATCACAGAAGTTGCGAATCGTGCCGCCCGGCGACAGGAACTCGGCCGTCTGATCGAGCGCCGCCGGGATTACCATCTGGAAGCCGTGCGGGTCGCAGCGGTTCGGTTCGGCCTGCAGATTAGCCAGCGGTGGAATGAACGGCACATGAGCGGGATTATCGAGCCGGTACGAGCCGGTTTCGTAAGTAACGAGCGCCGACGGGACCGGTCCTGCAACATCGGGGATCTCGACAAGACCGGTCTGCAGCGAGCCGACGAGGCTCGGAAGTCCGAGCGTCCGTGCCGCGATCTCGGTACCCTGATTCGATACGGCCTGATCGAGGTACGCCGCCGTCATGAGGATGTTCTTGGCATTGGTGCCGGGCAGCGGGTTGGCGGTGATGTGAGTTGCGTAGCCGGCCGATTCGCCCCGTACCCAGAGCTCGTGGATGATGCCGATGAGCAGTGCCTGGTCGGCGGCATCGGTCACGCCGGTAAGCTCGAGAGCGCCCTGAAAGGGCAGGAACGGCGTCGCGCGCTGGAGGAGGATCGAGAAATTGATCGCCGGGATGGCGATGTGCGCGTTGACGATGTCGGGCGACAGCGCGGCGAACATCAAGCCCATGATGCCGCCGAGGCTGCCGCCGGAGTAGAAGGCCTCCGTGGCCGGGCCCGGCAAGGCACCAGCTCCGCCCGGTGCCACGAACGCCGGGTCGGCGTTGAACGACCCTTTCTTCATCATGCGCGCCAGCACCAGCGTGTTGAGCATGCCCTGACGCAAGCGGTCGGGCAGTGCCGCGAAGTTGCGCAGGTCGAGAATCACCTTACCGATGAAGGTTCCCAGCAAATCGCCGTCCGCGTCAGGCTGCGAAAGCCCGCGCCAGTCCGTAGCGCCGGCGACCAGATCGAAGTCCCAGAACGCCGCCGACCCGGCCACATCCTGCACCAGCCCCCGTCCGGTACCCATCAAGCCGTGCCCGAGGAC
This sequence is a window from Candidatus Binatia bacterium. Protein-coding genes within it:
- a CDS encoding M24 family metallopeptidase, whose translation is MAGKLAVIDRTDPFFVDCPQRVRAVQAAMQAGGIDVYLGTRPRTLSWLLDVFVPWRSYVLVPAEGMPTLFTFLLDGDRIRSETWIDADRVLGYAGLPGMEPIPNIANAIKQRIDGARGRVAYEDGISVYTPEGYLTRYEYQALQAELPSVELVDGHAIVDQLSLVKDAGTINRFREAGRICDVGHEAVRAAIADGGWRGLTETAVAGIAALAMRRAGSVSEWNFAGLNEIATGWRTALGACTPPTDKPLAGGEPCMFDLHSMFKLGLGDHSHNYLLAPATSRQRWHADNFVALIAHLLKTYRPGMTPESMLAEVTGLAAERGCADFVMPAVEHGIGLWGDEWKIGAEQNQAMPYWTDRSHVYREKEMLIAAMQYVCPQDQIGFRYENAILLHEGGCETMSKFALGIEEIF
- the rsmI gene encoding 16S rRNA (cytidine(1402)-2'-O)-methyltransferase codes for the protein MSGTLFIVATPLGNLGDISLRALEVLKTVDLIAAEDTRHSRALLVHYGVATPLTSYHDHSEREKAPRLVAELQRGKRIALISDAGTPGIADPGFRLVRAAVAAGISVVPVPGPSAVVTALSVAGLPTDRFAFDGFVPARAGARRRFYERLGGETRTVVVYETARRLADSLADARAVLGERAVAVCRELTKRFEEVVRGPLGVVLEQVRLRPVETMRGEVVLVIAGAEPRAAETPEESLPAAIVRLRGEGLSLKEVARRLARERKMTSREIYKVGLAVGSAPEDD
- a CDS encoding NAD+ synthase, encoding MVASRDTSGGRVPIPTNPALLRRVLTGFVANEVRKVGVERVVVGLSGGVDSAVSAMLAAAALGPTNVLAIKMPYRTSSPESLEHADAVIAVAGIESLQVDITPQIDAYFARFPDADNMRRGNKMARERMTILYDHSARWRALVLGTSNKTELLLGYGTLYGDMASALNPIGDLYKTQVWALARAIGVPPEIVDKEPSADLWSGQTDEAELGFGYREVDALLYLMVDLRYSRAELLAARFAAPFVERVSGMVRGSQFKRRLPVIAKVSARTIDRDFRYARDWGR
- a CDS encoding carbon-nitrogen hydrolase, yielding MEFVVAVAQVNPRLGDVEFNLDLYEERVRAARARGADLVVFPELSLSGYFLKDMVSTVALRIDAPEIARLRTLSRGGAIVAGFVEETADYRFFNSAAYLEDGEIRYVHRKAYLPTYGLFDEGRYFARGDRIRSFATQRGQSAMLICEDFWHPSAVYLVALDHALLVICPSSSPLRGVSDDREQDDNARYWELLIRMYAQTYALFVVYANRAGFEDGVGFWGGSEIVDPTGARLAKAKYYEEDMIVAPVNLKAARRQRLAAPLLRDEDLDLTIHELVRIRDRQGAGGDDAGK
- a CDS encoding acetyl-CoA acetyltransferase, which encodes MKRDDRLPVLIGAGQITQRDVDPAVAFEPLGLMAESARLAAADTGAGPGVLAQLDTVAVVNTIGWHYNNAPGALAALLEARPTRQIYTHVGGNTPQLLVNELAAAIAAGSVGCALIAGAEAISTAVRARRAGVTLDWSRGVDGTPETIGSARLGSSDHEMTHGLQLPVQIYPLFENALRARTGLSLAAHRERIGALYSRFSEVAARNPGAWFPHARNPEEITKVTDENRMIAFPYTKRMNAIIEVDQGAALLLTSVGTARALGVPESKWVYLWGCGDATDLWYPTDRVDFCSSPAIRAAGRAALAMAGVGIDDIDHFDLYSCFPCAVQIGRDMLGVRDDDARALTVTGGLAYHGGPGNNYSTHAIATMMERVRNSPDTLGLVTALGWYLTKHAVGVYAATPPPHAATWRREDPARYQAEIDAMAHPPLQPEPQGRGTIETYTVVYARDGAPEKGIVVGRLSDGSRFVANTPSDRAVLESLTEREGVGRAGTVTSGGGLNRFDPD
- a CDS encoding DUF4412 domain-containing protein, whose product is MTNRRLLYLLPWVLAATVPAGAQAMDLIIKQRQSFDRGDGQASSKEATEYSAGNKRVTDSADSRFIVDLDARTVTLCSKASRTYYTRSFDEVREQVESGRKRLAAMSEQTRKMVEEMMGGGEVSVAPTGKQEKIAGYTAREYAVQSPRVTGAMWVTEEIDDPLARRAAEAMADAVGGSGGPSGALTTALGKVKGMPLRTRITMKNGPASVTTINEVTEVIKATPPADVLTVPAGFTKQEAPSLKPSAPKVVPQRPVKP